Genomic DNA from Gimesia aquarii:
CTCTATGCAGAATTTGCACTTCAGGCAGCCGTGTTAGCAGTGCTTTCGGAAAACCCGGAAGAACAGGACCGAGATAAATTTGTAGCGGGGCTGGAGTCCTCTCAAATCGAACTACTGGAATCTTGTGTCTCTGCATTGGAAAAACTGGAGACAACTCAGAAACCGGAAGAAGTCGTTCGACTCTTTGCCACGTTACGAAGATTGGGCCGCGATCAGCGAGAGCAAAAGCTGCAATCTCGAATTGTGAAGCTCTTAGAGAAATGGACTGGTCAACAATTGGGTTCGGCCACAGATGTCGCCGACCTGAATAAGCAGCGCGCGTTGATACAAGCCTGGGAAAAATGGGTTTCAACAGAGCATCCTGAAGTCTTTGCCTCACTCTTGAAGCAAGGCGGCCCTGAAGCGGAAAAACTCAACAAGTTGCTGGAAACCGTCGATTGGGATCTGGGCGATAAAGAGCGTGGAGAAACATTGTTCCGAAAACGAGCCTGTGTGCAATGTCATGGCAATCGGAGTGCTCTGGGCCCGGCATTAACGGGGGCCGCGAAACGATTTTCCCGCAAAGATCTGTTTACAGCAATCGTGTCACCAAATCAGGACGTTTCCCCCCGCTATCAGACAACTGTCGTCGGTACCGTTGATGGAAAAGTTTATACAGGGTTGGTCGTTTACCGTTCTGTAGATGGACTGACATTGAGAAACTCAAATAATCAAACCACACGTATCGAGGCGGCAGAAATTGATTTCGAAAGCAAGAAAAATACATCACTGATGCCCTCGGGACTTTTAAAAGATCTTTCCCCCCAAGATCTCGCTGACTTAAACGCCTATTTACAAAGTCTGTAACGAATCTTTTTGTATGATGCAAATAACAATGTTCAAGCGTTATTCAGGATTTTCTATCTGAGCAGGAGGCTTTCCACCGCGTGTCGAGTTCTGAAGAATCACCAGCCAGAAAAAAACGAACCCGCACAATGCCCAAGCCCTATAACGCGCTGGGAGGGAAGAAGTGGATTCAAAATTCGATCAGTGTCTGGAGTGACATTCGCAAGTCGACCGAAGAAGCGCGGCTGAAACATCCAGCGATCTTTCCGGAGATGCTCGTTGAACGGTTAATCGAAACGTTCCTGCCGCTTCAGGGAGATGTAATTCTCGACCCCTTTGCCGGTTCGGGCAGTACCATTGTGACCGCGGAAAAAATGGGAAAAACAGGGGTCGGGATCGAGTTATCTGAAGAATATGCAGCGCTGGCGAATCAGCGTATTCAAGAGGTTGTCCACTCAGCTGACGAAGCGGTAGACTCTGGTCCGGATACAGAGAAGTTAGAATTTAAGTCGCGTGTGCATCATGGCTCAGCTTTGAATTTGTCTGAAATGGTCTCGCCGGAAAGCGTCGATTTGTGTATTACTTCGCCCCCTTATTGGAACGTTTTGAATCAACGTCGATCAGCCGATCATAAAACGGTGCGGCATTATGGCAATCACGAGCAGGATCTGGGCGTCGTGGAAGATTATGCAGAATTCTTGGACGAACTAAAGGAGGTTTTCGGACAGGTTTTAACGGCCCTGCGTCCGGGGGGATATTGCTGTGTGGTTGTCATGGATTT
This window encodes:
- a CDS encoding site-specific DNA-methyltransferase — protein: MSSSEESPARKKRTRTMPKPYNALGGKKWIQNSISVWSDIRKSTEEARLKHPAIFPEMLVERLIETFLPLQGDVILDPFAGSGSTIVTAEKMGKTGVGIELSEEYAALANQRIQEVVHSADEAVDSGPDTEKLEFKSRVHHGSALNLSEMVSPESVDLCITSPPYWNVLNQRRSADHKTVRHYGNHEQDLGVVEDYAEFLDELKEVFGQVLTALRPGGYCCVVVMDLRKKSQFFPFHSDLATRLQQIGFIYDDLIIWNRQSEYNNLRPLGFPSVFRVNKVHEFILLMQKRKG